One segment of candidate division KSB1 bacterium DNA contains the following:
- a CDS encoding MFS transporter: MLPHHNAFPRPAYAWYVVAVLTLAAISAYIDRLILSLLVTPIKRDFILSDTEMSLLMGFSFALFYTLLGLPMGRWADSHSRKRIIMLGIILWSVMTALSGIAKNYGHLFLARVGVGVGEAALFPAAYSMIADYFPKPRLALAMSVFGMGIFIGAGLAMFINGLIVGLTAQATPLELPVVGTIFPWQKIFFVIGLPGLLVAALLLTVREPVRHGGLAGTTGVERTQYPMRAVLAYMRANKRTFLCHHLGFALFALHNYAANAWIPPFFMRTYGWEAAKVGTVYGPVIVVFGTLGILLGGYFTDWLARRGHVDAKLRTGLTAALALTPAIILYPLMPNGEAALLALIPVNIFASFAFGAATAAIQEVTPNQMRAQVSALYLFVINLIGLGLGPTAVALITDFVFGDENCVRYSLIVVGTLALLPAALLFWLGLKPYRRSLANLQEQAAARH; encoded by the coding sequence ATGCTCCCGCACCACAACGCTTTCCCACGCCCGGCGTATGCCTGGTATGTCGTGGCCGTGCTCACGCTTGCCGCGATCTCGGCTTACATCGATCGCCTGATTCTCAGCCTGCTGGTCACGCCCATCAAGCGCGATTTCATCCTCAGCGACACCGAGATGAGCCTGCTCATGGGTTTCAGCTTCGCCTTGTTCTACACCCTGCTCGGCCTGCCCATGGGCCGCTGGGCGGATTCCCACAGCCGCAAACGAATCATCATGCTCGGCATCATACTGTGGAGTGTGATGACGGCACTCAGCGGCATCGCGAAAAACTACGGGCATCTTTTTCTGGCGCGCGTGGGCGTGGGGGTGGGCGAGGCCGCACTCTTTCCCGCCGCCTATTCGATGATCGCCGACTATTTCCCCAAACCGCGCCTGGCCCTCGCCATGAGCGTGTTCGGCATGGGCATCTTCATCGGTGCGGGGCTGGCGATGTTCATCAACGGCCTGATCGTGGGACTGACGGCGCAAGCGACGCCGCTGGAATTGCCCGTCGTCGGCACCATCTTCCCCTGGCAGAAGATCTTCTTCGTGATCGGCCTGCCGGGCCTGCTGGTGGCGGCGTTGCTGCTGACAGTGCGCGAGCCGGTCCGGCACGGCGGGCTTGCGGGCACGACTGGCGTGGAGCGCACACAATATCCCATGCGCGCCGTCCTCGCCTACATGCGCGCAAACAAGCGGACCTTCCTGTGCCACCATCTCGGTTTTGCCCTGTTTGCGCTGCACAATTATGCCGCCAACGCCTGGATTCCGCCGTTCTTCATGCGCACTTACGGCTGGGAGGCCGCCAAAGTCGGCACGGTTTACGGTCCGGTCATCGTCGTCTTTGGCACGCTGGGCATCCTGCTGGGCGGCTACTTCACGGATTGGCTGGCGCGGCGCGGCCATGTCGATGCCAAACTGCGCACCGGCCTGACGGCCGCACTCGCCCTCACGCCCGCCATCATTCTCTATCCGCTCATGCCGAACGGTGAGGCGGCACTGCTGGCTTTGATCCCGGTGAATATTTTCGCGAGTTTCGCGTTTGGCGCGGCCACCGCCGCGATTCAGGAAGTAACCCCCAACCAGATGCGCGCCCAGGTTTCTGCACTTTATCTCTTCGTCATCAATCTCATCGGCCTGGGTTTGGGCCCCACGGCGGTGGCGCTGATCACGGATTTTGTTTTCGGCGATGAAAACTGCGTGCGCTATTCGCTGATCGTTGTCGGTACCCTGGCCCTGTTGCCGGCCGCGCTGCTGTTTTGGCTGGGATTGAAACCTTACCGGCGGAGCCTGGCGAATTTGCAAGAACAGGCAGCCGCGCGCCACTAA
- a CDS encoding aldehyde dehydrogenase family protein → MIITAPRGTAAIPEGPATLPPTSPAVLDQAIDRLQAHKHKWATLDIRARIALLDTLLRDYSAIAAEWVAAAHTAKGIDPDSVTAGEEWLGGPLCIHRNLRLLRQSLCDIERYGRPRLPGRPGLLANGQVAAPVMPQDPYERVLYRGISAEVWMQPGVTLDTLTATQAVAYHTHARGGKVALVLGAGNVSSIAPLDALYQLFVENNVVLLKMNPVNACLGPFYERAFRALIAGHFLQVVYGGSAEGTYLCHHPGIEALHMTGSDKTFEAIVFGSGPQAAQRKAQRRPLLTKPFTSELGNVTPVIIVPGPWTDADIAFQAANLATMLANNAGFNCVALRVLVQHARWPLRPRLLAALRAALGRIPTRLAYYPGAAERYEKFHAAHPEAEPIGTAGRGRLPWLLISDLDPEASSEICFTTESFCSTAAETGLAAASVPEYLARAVQFVNDKLWGTLSATLIVHPASLRDPEIHAAVEAAIANLRYGTVMVNHWAGLGYGLIATTWGAFPGHDIYDIQSGTGVVHNTFMFSRPQKSVVRGGFRMWPTPLWFATNRVLHRLAPRAARFEAAPAWWKIPALVATAIRG, encoded by the coding sequence ATGATCATCACCGCCCCGCGCGGCACCGCCGCCATTCCCGAAGGCCCCGCCACCCTCCCCCCCACTTCACCCGCCGTGCTCGACCAGGCGATTGACCGCCTGCAGGCGCACAAGCACAAATGGGCCACGCTTGACATCCGCGCCCGCATTGCGCTGCTCGACACGCTCCTGCGTGATTATTCGGCCATCGCGGCAGAATGGGTGGCGGCGGCACACACGGCGAAAGGCATCGACCCGGACAGTGTGACCGCCGGCGAAGAATGGCTGGGCGGCCCGCTGTGCATTCACCGCAACCTGCGCCTGTTGCGGCAGTCTCTGTGCGACATCGAGAGATACGGCCGGCCACGGCTTCCCGGCAGGCCAGGGTTGCTGGCGAATGGACAAGTCGCGGCCCCGGTCATGCCGCAGGATCCCTATGAGCGCGTGCTGTACCGCGGCATCTCCGCCGAGGTTTGGATGCAACCCGGCGTGACGCTCGACACGTTGACTGCCACACAGGCCGTGGCTTATCACACACACGCGCGCGGCGGCAAAGTGGCGCTGGTGCTGGGCGCCGGCAACGTCTCCTCCATCGCACCGCTGGATGCACTCTATCAGCTCTTCGTCGAGAACAACGTCGTGCTGTTGAAAATGAATCCGGTGAATGCCTGTCTCGGGCCGTTTTACGAGCGGGCGTTTCGCGCTTTGATCGCCGGGCATTTCCTGCAGGTGGTGTATGGCGGCAGCGCCGAGGGGACGTATCTCTGCCACCATCCCGGCATCGAAGCGCTGCACATGACCGGCTCCGACAAGACTTTCGAAGCCATCGTCTTCGGCAGCGGCCCGCAGGCCGCGCAACGCAAAGCGCAACGCCGGCCGCTGCTGACCAAACCGTTTACCAGCGAGCTGGGCAACGTCACCCCGGTGATCATCGTGCCCGGCCCGTGGACGGACGCCGATATCGCGTTTCAAGCCGCCAACCTCGCAACCATGCTGGCCAACAATGCCGGCTTCAACTGCGTGGCGCTGCGCGTGCTCGTGCAACATGCCCGCTGGCCCCTGCGGCCGCGATTGCTCGCCGCACTGCGGGCTGCGCTCGGCCGCATTCCAACACGGCTGGCTTACTATCCCGGCGCCGCCGAACGCTACGAAAAATTCCACGCCGCGCATCCCGAGGCCGAACCCATCGGCACGGCCGGCAGGGGCAGGCTGCCGTGGCTGCTCATCAGTGATCTCGATCCCGAGGCTTCCTCCGAAATCTGTTTCACCACCGAGTCCTTCTGCAGCACCGCCGCGGAAACCGGTCTGGCGGCCGCCAGTGTTCCCGAATATCTCGCGCGGGCCGTGCAATTTGTCAATGACAAGCTGTGGGGCACTTTGAGCGCGACGCTCATCGTTCATCCCGCTTCCCTGCGCGATCCCGAAATCCATGCCGCGGTGGAGGCGGCCATCGCCAACTTGCGCTATGGCACGGTCATGGTCAATCACTGGGCCGGGTTGGGTTATGGTTTGATCGCCACCACCTGGGGCGCCTTCCCCGGCCATGACATCTATGACATTCAATCCGGCACCGGCGTGGTGCACAACACCTTCATGTTTTCCCGGCCGCAGAAATCCGTGGTGCGCGGCGGCTTCCGCATGTGGCCGACACCGCTGTGGTTCGCCACCAACCGGGTTCTCCACCGGCTGGCGCCCAGGGCCGCCCGTTTTGAAGCGGCACCGGCATGGTGGAAAATCCCCGCGCTGGTCGCGACTGCGATCCGCGGTTGA